A single region of the Triplophysa dalaica isolate WHDGS20190420 chromosome 15, ASM1584641v1, whole genome shotgun sequence genome encodes:
- the LOC130437023 gene encoding transmembrane protein 26-like → MNLFTFVCAIITRFLFILVSLVGVWRVTKVKNDHLYWLLTIVYLPLVAEMIITFKRKRGQDYKWFSPSILFFLISIIPSIWILELHHQGTRADDLQCKKLDSWENVKSMVSPLNGTLRMNETLKHLERVLTSVCPNDWILGLHQVLLILLIIGKWLLPLGGGVTRDELSQLLLVFVGTAADILEFTSESMSDVKENNHQLVYIILAVWTWSMLQFPFHLAVVTSRSQNSDESGDSCCNFLMSRHSTDIWNIVESLFIQDGPFLVVRLIVMIYFDVFHQMLVFFAIKNFLVVILNLYRLIVICLDLKPASSSSSPPI, encoded by the exons ATGAATTTGTTTACATTCGTGTGCGCGATCATAACccgatttttatttattctggtGTCTCTCGTTGGAGTTTGGAGGGTGACCAAAGTGAAAAATGACCATTTGTACTGGTTACTAACTATCGTTTATCTTCCTTTGGTCGCGGAGATGATCATTACTTTTAAGCGGAAAAGGGGCCAAGACTACAAATG GTTTTCTCCATCCatcctcttcttcctcatcaGTATTATACCCTCAATCTGGATTCTAGAGTTACATCATCAGGGGACCAGAGCTGATGACCTCCAG tgtaAGAAGTTGGACTCCTGGGAGAATGTCAAGAGCATGGTATCGCCCTTAAATGGTACTTTGCGTATGAACGAAACACTAAAG CATCTAGAGCGGGTTCTCACCTCTGTATGTCCAAACGACTGGATCCTTGGTCTTCATCAAGTTCTGCTCATCCTTCTCATCATTGGGAAATGGCTCCTCCCACTAGGGGGCGGAGTAACTCGTGACGAGCTGTCTCAGCTTTTGCTTGTCTTTGTTGGCACGGCAGCTGATATACTGGAATTCACAAGTGAATCAATGTCTGATGTGAA GGAGAACAACCATCAGCTGGTGTATATAATTCTAGCAGTGTGGACGTGGAGTATGTTGCAGTTTCCTTTTCATCTGGCAG TTGTCACATCTCGATCGCAGAACTCAGATGAGAGCGGCGACAGCTGTTGTAATTTTCTGATGTCAAGACACAGCacagatatttggaacattGTGGAGAGTTTGTTTATCCAGGATGGGCCCTTTCTCGTGGTTCGGCTCATTGTGATGATTTACTTTGACGTTTTCCACCAGATGTTGGTCTTCTTTGCCATCAAAAACTTTCTAGTGGTCATCCTCAACCTCTACAGACTCATTGTTATCTGTCTCGATTTAAAACCAGCATCATCATCTTCCTCTCCCCCGATCTGA